From the genome of Leishmania major strain Friedlin complete genome, chromosome 35:
tcttctctctccctcctcctccgacgccTCTCCCTTGTTGTTTTCCGACTCGTTTTTCTTTATAGTTTTTGTGCGTTTACCGACGTTCTGCCCTCACCTCCGTTGAGCATCAACAAAGGCGAAGGACGTTACGGCGCGGTTGCGGACAACGTTGCGTTCATCGAAGGGCAGCGGCAACTGCCCGCCCACAGGCGACGAACGGGAAGGCAACACCGTTGGACAAGAAAGGAAGACCATTGTTGAAGGAGGAAAAGACGCATAAGGAAGCCACACGTTCGAACGAGGAAGAGTCGTTACCACAAGAACGTATTTTTCTTCTTGTGGGCGTGTCTTCTTTAGgtgttgttgctgccgttggcctgcgcacgctctcTCCACAATACTACGTCTACCACCGCCATCATCGTCAGgggcctctctctcttcctctctccccccgGCTTCGCCTCGACATCAGCGTTTGGCTGCATTTTTTAATTGTCTTTCTTTCCTGCACGGTAACCTTCATTCCTTCTCTGTCTGTGCACTGTTTTCAAGCACGTATAAATATACCCTATTGCTCCGATTCTTTTGTTTGAGAAGACGACTTGAACAAGGAAAGAtagacgaaaaaaaaagcaacgAGCGTCAGCCGTcgagaagaagagggtgTTCTGTCTGTGCCTCCGTTTTAGGTGGCTTGCCTTCTtatttgttgttgtttgaATTGCATTCGCCTGCTTTCCCTTTGCATACTGTTCCAGCACCCCCGAAGCAAAGTCCAGTTGAAGTGCACGAGCCACCACTCGTATCCCTACACGCGATTTCCCGTCTTCCCCTCCTCACATTGGCGGTCCATCTGCTTTTATTTGTTTGTGAGatccgttttttttttttgcggttCTTTGTACCTCCTCTTGCTTCTGTTCTCTTTTTCATTTTACGCCTCCATTTCGCAGGCTCTCGTTGAGTCGATCAAGCCACCATTGCTCTCTCACTCGCGTACCACAGGCTATCTCACAGCGGAgtcgagggaggaggcgataGGTGAAGCAAGCGACGACGAAAAACAGAAGCACGCGAGGAAGGAAccgaaaaaaaggaaagaaaaaacgaTTGCCGGACCGAAAGAAAAAGACCGCCTTTAGTTTCTCAGTGTTTAGTGCACCCTCCCCCGTCTAATTTGATCTCCTCCGAACAAGCACCGACAAGAGCAGTCGTTCGGGTCGACAGCAGCGGAAGAAGCGAACCGCAGCGAACACCGACACACCCACATACAGACATACGCAACGCCATACAGAATTTTGACTCGTTTTGCTTTACTGCCACTCTCCAcgtccaccacctcccccttttcgttGTGCACATTCTCTAGGTGACGTGCCGCTCTCTTTCCAGAAgcgtcccccctcctcccaaccCCCTCTTGGACACTTGTTTTGCCTCTTCTCATTGACCCCTTCCCCTGTTTCATTGACTGCCGTTTCTTCTAAGCTtcccttttttgtgtgttttcttccacccgctctctccctctctctctctctcgctgtcggGGTCCCCTCTGTCCGTGTCTGCATGGGTGCTCGtcttttccttcttttttttttgcttgtgAGCTTCCTATCACTCCCACATCCGCAGTGCCTGCTAATTTCAATCCGTTTCTCGTATTTTTTTCATATttctttctccctccctttttttttgtgtgtgtgtgacggcCGACGGAACCAGCGTCGTAAAACGCACAGAGACACCTGGCCGAGCACAACGATATGTATAAagtcagcggcggcaacagtATTATCAAACGTGCGAAACTTTAGTTGAACTTTTTTTTACTAAATcaaacagaaaacaaaggGAAGCAAAGACGTCGAAGAAGTGACTGGAAAAAGTGTGTGTTGGTAGATCATTGTCTGGTTTTGCTTTCGGCGTTGCCTCTCATCGACTCTTATCGACCCGCTCGCCTTGCCTGTCTGTCCACCTGGCTCACTCGCTTCGTTGTTTGTGTCTCGCGTGTTTCTGCGGCGCTGAttttttttcatttttttATTTTTTCGCCGTCTCTTACACTCCACACACGTTGTCGTCACAGTCGAACTGCCCATCTTTCGCCGATAGCAGCCATCCTGGAGGCAAAGCGGGAAAtttgtgtgcacgtgcgacTGCCCACTAGTGTGACTGTCATTGACGCCGTTGCTTTTTCGGTTATCCCTTTTTTCGGTTGCTCGCAGCAGGatcctcgccgccgccatgtcTTTTCATAGGCGCCGGtgcacgcggcagcaccccgccgtcgcggcggcgctgttgtgcgccgccgcggtttTGACGTTTATCTGCGTGGGTGTGCACTCTGCATCCGATGAGGCGGGCACCCTCGACTGCTCCGTCCCCGTCCCGAACTACTCTgccgccgagcagcagcatacTCGCATGTTTCTAGACGCCATCAAGGCGACCATCCCCGCCTTGGCTTCTGTGTGGACATGCGACAATTTCTGCGCGCACGAGGGCGTGGAGTGCACAGAGGCCGGCTTGCATGTGCGTCTCAACGTCAACGACCTCATCGGCAACCTCCCTGAAATACCTGAGGGCGTTATCGGATCATCTGTTGTGGTAACGAAGCTCACCTTCTCCGGCGACATCAACAACTTGAAGGGCACGCTACCTGTAAGCTGGCATCAACTAACCGCGCTCTCCTCGCTGGTGTTCATCTCTACGGGCATCACAGATACGCCGCCAGAGATGCGGGGAACTTCAATCGAGAGCCGTGTGACGACACATGATGCCGGGTTCGTCCCGGCGGCATGGGCGACTACCACCCCGCGTAGAAGCTCTCTGCCTGTCTCTCGGGTATCGGACAATATGGTAGGCTCTCCGCACTCCGCATGGGCAGGGGCCAGCAGGATGGAAAGGGATTATCTACAGAACAAAGCTAGTGGAAGAAGTCTTCCCGAGGAGTGGGGCAACCTGATCAACATTAAGGTTCTCAACTTAACGAACCTTAATCTTTCCGGAACACTTCCGGCTTCCTGGGCTTCCTTGCAGCGGCTTGAGCAACTCCACGCTGCGAACAACTTACTTACAGGTACCCTCCCAGCGTCTTGGGGGAGTCTGAAGAAGTTGTTTGACCTCCAGTTGATAGGTAACAAGTTCACTGGTACTATTCCGCAAGAATGGGGTGAGATGACTGCACTCCAGAGAGTCTCTCTTCAGCTCGACTACTGTACCTGCATCCCAGAAAGCTGGATAGCGCGGAAAGTGGAAGTTAGACTATACTCCACCGTTCTCGGTAGCGACTGTGAAATTACCTCAGACTgcagctcgagcagcagcagccctggACTGGAGTGTGATGGCCCCGTTCCGTTTTACACACCAAGTCAGCAAATGCACACGCGCAATTTCCTTGAGGCGTTCAAGTATACAATCACAGACTTGCAGCCGCTGTGGACGTGCACGAACTTCTGTGTCTGGGAGTATGTGCACTGCACGCCTGCAGGTGTGGCATTGGAGATTACTGGAACACAGTTTTTCGGTTCTGTTCCGGAGGTGCCTGCGGATGTGAACCCGTCGGAGGTGGTGGTAACCAAGCTTGATTTCAGCCATAGCGAGTGGGTGGAGGGCGACTATCCCAGTAGCTGGGCCTTGCTGACGTCCCTGGAGAACGTATCCTTTGCATATACGTCGATGTGGGGAACGCTGCCCTCCCGCTGGAGCTCCATGTCCGCGCTGAAGTACCTCGATTTGAGCTTCACGTGGACAGACGGTAGGTTTCCCGAGAGCTGGAGCCGCTTAGCGAACCTGGAGGTACTCCGATTGGTGCACCTCACAATTCCAGATCACCTGCCAGCCTCGTGGAGCAGCATGAGAGCATTGCAGGAGCTCGACCTCGACAGCACCGGCGCTTCAGGCACACTACCCCCCTCGTGGGGCGCCCTCACGAACCTCGAGATTCTATCCCTATCCAACAACAACCTTGACGCCACCTTACCAGGAGAGTGGAGCTCGCTAACGCAACTGCGAACCCTGCATCTGCATGATAACCAGCTTTCCGGGACGATCCCAGAAACCTACAATGCTATGATCACCCTCACCCGCGTCAGCCTGGAGGTCAACCGATTCTGCGGCTGCCTCCCGAGCACGTGGGCCGATAAGAATGGTGTGTCTATGATGATCACCGCTCAACCGGAGCTACTCGCTTCTGACTGCGCGACTGAAAACGCTTGCAAGCCAGAGACTGAAAgtagcagctccgcgccgtcggcgtcctcgtcgtctgcgtcgtccagcagcagctccgcgccgtcggcgtcctcgtcgtctgcgccgtccagcagcagctccgcgccgtcggcgtcctcgtcgtctgcgccgtccagcagcagctccgcgccgtcggcgtcttcgtcgtctgcgccgtccagcagcagctccgcgccgtcggcgtcttcgtcgtctgcgccgtccagcagcagctccgcgccgtcggcgtcttcgtcgtctgcgccgtccagcagcagctccgcgccgtcggcgtcttcgtcgtctgcgccgtccagcagcagcagctccgcgccgtcggcgtcctcgtcgtctgcgccgtccagcagcagctctgcgccgtcggcgtcttcgtcgtctgcgccgtccagcagcagcagctccgcgccgtcggcgtcctcgtcctctgcgccgtccagcagcagctccgcgccgtcggcgtcttcgtcgtctgcgccgtccagcagcagcagctccgcgccgtcggcgtcttcgtcgtctgcgccgtccagcagcagctccgcgccgtcggcgtcttcgtcgtctgcgccgtccagcagcagctccgcgccgtcggcgtcttcgtcgtctgcgccgtccagcagcagcagctccgcgccgtcggcgtcttcgtcgtctgcgccgtccagcagcagcagctccgcgccatcggcgtcttcgtcgtctgcgccgtccagcagcagcagctccgcgccatcggcgtcctcgtcgtctgcgccgtccagcagcagcagctccgcgccgtcggcgtcttcgtcgtctgcgccgtccagcagcagctccgcgccatcggcgtcttcgtcgtctgcgccgtccagcagcagccccgcgccgtcggcgtcctcgtcgtctgcgccgtccagcagcagctccgcgccatcggcgtcctcgtcgtctgcgccgtccagcagcagctccgcgccgttggtgtcctcgtcgtctgcgccgtccagcagcagcagctccgcgccatcagcgtcctcgtcgtctgcgccgtccagcagcagcagctccgcgccgtcggcgtcctcgtcgtctgcgccgtccagcagcagcagctccgcgccgtcggcgtcctcgtcgtctgcgccgtccagcagcagcagctccgcgccgtcagcgtcctcgtcgtctgcgccgtccagcagcagctctgcgccgtcggcgtcttcgtcgtctgcgccgtccagcagcagctccgcgccgtcagcgtcctcgtcgtctgcgccgtccagcagcagcagctccgcgccgtcggcgtcctcgtcgtctgcgccgtccagcagcagctccgcgccgtcagcgtcctcctcgtctgcgccgtccagcagcagctccgcgccgtcggcgtcctcgtcgtctgcgccgtccagcagcagctccgcgccgtcggcgtcctcgtcgtctgcgccgtccagcagcagctccgcgccgtcagcgtcctcgtcgtctgcgccgtccagcagcagcagctccgcgccgtcagcgtcctcgtcgtctgcgccgtccagcagcagctccgcgccgtcggcgtcctcgtcgtctgcgccgtccagcagcagctcgttTTTGTCGGGCAGTGGGAGCGACGGAGGGTGCCACAGCGATGTTCCGTATTACACGCCAACGCAAGTGGCGCATAGCATGCGGTTTCTGTCTGGGTTTTCCGAGTCGTTTGCGGACGCAAGCGCCACGTGGAAGTGCCCGAACTTCTGCTCATGGGCGGGGATAACTTGTAGACCAGAGGGATTTTCTTTCGAACTAGGTGGTGTGGTAAAGTCGGGGTATCTACCGATGGTTCCTGGGGACTGCGATGGTGTGCAAGTGCCGGTTTTGAGTGTAAGTGCCGGTGGCGCGGAGGGAGGCGTGACTTTGGAGGGCacgttgccgtcgtcgtggaATCGGCTGCTGTCTCTCATCGAGCTGGATTTCTCCTACACGGGCGTCAGCGGTGGGGCACCGTCGGATTGGTCGGCCTTGGTGAACCTGAAGAAGCTGAATCTGGGCCACAATAAGTTGAGTGGTGAACTGCCGGCGGAGTGGAGCGGCATGGTGGCCATGGAGGAGCTGTATCTGAACGACAACAAATTCAGTGGGAAGTTGCCTTTCGAATGGTTTAACATGGAGAATCTCAAAATCCTCGATCTCTCCAACAACGAATTGGGCGGATCGGTGCCCGGCTTCATCGTTTCACTCTCGCGCTCACACGACGTTTCAGCCCTGCTCAAGCGGCTGTTGGCGGTGAGGAAGTAACGGCACGAATGGGAGGGTTTCGAagttttttttccttttgtgtGCATTGCGTGGCGTGAGCCGATGTGTGAacatgtgtgttgttggTGTTACGAGCGCGACTCGCTGTGGGGGTGAGGCGCCTATTCTGTGTTTGTCTGTTGTCACCTTGCATTGGTTAGAGCGTGCGGTAACCCGTGCATCACACACAATacctgctcccccccccctctctcccctgccCCCTTACCTTCTGCCACTCATCTTTTCTTTCTCGCTGGATTGCTCCtatatatatgcgtgccCCTCTCCTTGGTTGCTTTTGAACGACCAGCGTGCCGATCGTGGTGGGTGttgctgcgcctctcgcaCCGCGTTTCTCACATGGAGTGTCACGGCGCCGCGTGATTATGTTGGGGGCTGCGCAACACGTTGGGAAAGGGTGTACCTGCGGGCAGAGGTGACGCACATCTCACGGTGAGGCAACACAGCCTTCTCGTTTTGCTTTTACTCATTGAGTGCTCTCAGCACGTTTATTGTGCAAGTCGCACTGACTGGCTGCACCGATGGCTGGGCGCCTAAGAGCTTCCTCTCTGGTGGGCGCACGTGGTGTCCGCCCCCTCGCCTGCAGttgcgtctgtgtctgtctgtgcatCTTCCTCATTTTATTTCTCGTTTTTGGCTTCACCGTCTCTCTCGGGCTGATTCTCTCTTCTGTCCGGCATCTCACTCGCCCTCCAATGCATGCCGCGCGTGTATGCGTACCTGTGcccatgtctctctctctcctctctgcaCGTGGCGTTGCTGGTCGAGGGAGCGTGTCTGGTGCGTTcgatgagggggggggcccATCCTCCGCATCACGCAAAtgcgccgccctccttccGTCCACCTCCCCTGCCACTAGGCTTTGATGCGCCTTGAGTCATTCACAACGGTGTTGAAACCCGTCAAAGAAGAACGCAGCAACGGTGCCGATGGCCGCCGTTTGAgacccgctgccggtgcggcgcacctgccgccttgccgcctcccctcctcctcgggaACGGCTCTCCCGGATAGTCGAtggcgcacacacccgcgtGTGACTTCCTCCACGCCTGTTCTTTGTGAGAAAGGGTGCTGCCGGTGTACGCCACATGGATGACGTGTCCTCTACTCGctgtcttctccctctccaccgctctccttctccgtgtctcctccctctcttgacgcatgcacgcgcgcgcgttgcgcCTGCATGCCATTTTCCGTCGCGCACACCGCAGTAAACGACAGttcccttttccttcgtTCGTGcactttctccctctctcgcccccgccccctcccgcccATTCCCTTTTccacgccaccaccaccaaagaCGGCGGaaaagaaacagagagaacACACATCGAATAAAAAGTGGGGGGAACACGTGCTCTGTAAACATACGGAAAAAGGCGTATATACAGATATATACAGATATATatacagatatatatatatatgcatacatacacgcgtACCATAGACTGAGAAGAGCAAGCGAGATCGACGCTGAGCAACATATGGCCACATGCGTGTAGCGCGACAAATACCACGCAgcacctctcctctcttcccctcatACGCAAGCGTCTCTGTTTGTTGTTGCTAGCGGGtctcgtgcgtgcgcgtcggcACTCTGTCAAAGCCTCCATCCTGTCGCGTACACAATCCACGCACCCTTCGCTATCTCATTCTCACacactcccccctccctcattGTCTCGACATAGGCTTATACGCGCTCCCTGctcgttttttgttgttctttCTTACTACTATTGATTTCTCGTTTTTCATCTGCACTTTATTCCTTCACGTTCGTGGGTGTTTGTGTGCACTGGCAACACCATGTGAAGAAGACAACAACACCAACATCACTGGCACAGCGgccacctctccctcacaTCCTCTTTCCGATTTTGTTGTTTGgcttccttttcttcgcCCGCAACAACAAATATATAATAAATCCCCCCTTttctgttgtgtgtgtgtgtgtctccgcCGATACACGCGTGTCTCTGTAGCACAGCGCTTCTTTGCTTCTTGTCTTTTCCTTGCTCTTTTTGCTTTCCCGATCGTTGCTTACCCTCattctctctcgcccctcccctcccccactccctctgtccttttctttttttttactACGTGCATTTGTGTCTTGCGCTTGTGCAGTGTACCCCTTGtacgtgcttgtgtgtatTTTGGTGCGTGGGTCGCCGAGGCGTATCCTCagcgctgctctctctctctctcttgctccgATTCCTTCTCCTGCACCTTCAAAGGTCTTATCTTTTCTCCTTttgcttcccctcttctccctcgaGCAGGAAAGAAGCGTtgtctcgcgcgcgcgttttTCGTGCTATACTATTCCTTTTACCCTTCGTTGTCTTGCGCTGTCCGAGCCTCGGACAACGGCATTAACACCACAGCCGCGACTTATATTGCcccgcccttccccttttttgtttttacTCCGCCCTCTGTCGCCTTCGCGCGCCCTTACGACGCAGGCCTTCGGCCTGCTTGGCTCCCTTCCTGCGTCACTCTCATTACAGCCGCGGGGCCTTTGTGTTGGCGTCtctggtgtgcgtgtggtttCTTCCCTTTCCCTGTTAACGGGGTAcaaagaggagaggacaAAGTGAAACGAAACGgcagaacaacaacagcaaaaaaacaacaacagcatcctctctctctctctgttgttttttgtttgttttcttccTGCTCCCTCGTGATTCTcctgcctctcctctgctttcCTCACTCCCTGCCCAGgtcgtatgcgtgtgtgtgtgtgttgttcgtatctcttcccttttctcaTCTTGAGGTCATTCTTATTTTtgttcctctctctttcttcctctttgCCGATTACGTGGTGCTTTTTTTCGGCTGGTTCTCTTGCGATTTACTCTTCACGGCGTATTAGGTGAGACGTGTCTCGGCGGAGCATCCCAGTGGTTTTCCATACGTGTGTCCATCATCTCTGCCaaccctctctctgcgtacTCATTCTCTTTTTCGTGCTCTCTTCTATTGTGGAAATACTCCACTCTTCCGGTGCCTTCGCGTGATTGGTCGGTTCGGCTGTGAGTAAAACAAGACGgtctttgtgtgcgcgcacattGCTACTCACATACCCCTTTTTCTTACTGCGCCATACCCTCCATCTTTTCCTCCCTTCCACACACATCACCACAACTACCCCTGCACTGCAGCGGTGtctcttttttcgttttctcgctctctctttcctgtTGTTTGGTGTGCTGTCCCTGTGGCAAGGTGCGCACCGTTAAGGACGTCTTCTCAACTCCCTTCccttttgcgtgtgtgtgtgttagtGTGTATTAcctgtttttgttttgtgctGCGCTCTCCGGGTTCATTCTTTTCGTGACTTCGAGTGTCTCCCGTTTTGGGCTCTTCTCTGCTACGCGTATATCATATTCTCTCCCTTCGCTTTCGTTCGCCGctgtctctcccctcccccgggCCACCTCTGCACACTCCCAATCCTCGCTTCGCGTCTTTCGCACTCCTTGCTTGTGTGCCTTTTCTGTGtctgttgtgtgtgtatgttgtatgtgtgtgtgtgtgatttAGGTTTTCCGTACAGTTGATAGTTTCTTATTTTATGGAACTGACGACTACCTCTTCTCTGCCCTCCGTAGTGCATGCCTGTCCACCTGTCGCGTAATCGTTGGTTTTCTTCCCGCTTGAATCCATCATCGCCAGCGCGTTTACTCTTCCACAGCATCTGGCCTCCCGCTCCACCTTCCGGCACAAGCGCCCTCACTCGTTCACGTCGCTGCTAGCAGAGAACTACCCGTATTCATTCTTACGTCTCTGTCTGCGTTCTCCGTCCTTGTCACTTTCTCTACCGCTCTCAGTGGCGCAAGAGCGAGAAGCTCGCCGAGGCCATATttagccccccccccatcaccaccacacacacacacacacagaagaaGGCGAGAGGATACACAAACTAATAGAACGACGGCTCTTTCTGTTTTCGCTTGTTTTGTGCGCTTCCCTTCTTCGTGTCCGTTTCTCTCACGCGCTCTCCCCAACAAAACACCGCTCTGGCTTGCTCTTTGCGAACTCCCCGACCACACGCGAAGGAAGGCGAGTGTCCTTCGCACAGATTTCTTTCCTTTCCACGTTCTCTGTGACTGTCGAGCGTCTTTTTCAGCGCGTgctgtttttgtgtgtctgtgtgtgtgttctctctttctgtttgggcggctctctcccctttccctcctaCCTTCTCTCCGATTTCTGTCTCCGTGGGTGTGTCTCTTTGCTGCTGTCATCAACTGGACACCATGGCGCTCCTTCATTCCATCATCTCGACGCCAAGGCAACATCGGCACACTGCGCTCATTGCGGTGTCGCTGTTGGCTGTGGTTCTAGTTTTTTGGGGTGCCGGTGCACACGCCGCTGACGATGACGCAGATGTGAGCGCATGCTCTGGCAGCAGCCCATACTACACGGCCGTTGAGCACGAGAACACCCGCAGCTTTCTCGACTCTTTCAAGGAGGCTATCCCGGCTCTGAAGTCCCTCTGGACGTGCGACAATTTCTGCGTCCATCCGGGTATCCACTGCACAGCGGTGGGCCTCCACATCACCCTGAACGCGTCGGCACTGTCGGGAAGCCTTCCTGAGCTCCCGAACAACGTCGATGGATTCCACGTGGTCCTGTCCGGCCTCACTTTTGTCGGCAAAGGGGAGCGTGTGATCGGCTCCCTGCCCGTCAGCTGGAATCTTCTCACTCGTCTCTCTTACCTCcacgtcggcgccaccgccctctcTGGAACTCTGCCAGAAACGTGGGGAACCTCCGTCGAACGGCGTGTCATGACAAGGCACTCAAGAGCTCCACTCGCCAGACCCTGCGGCAACTCTTGCTTTCGTTCGATCCGTCTCGGTGGAAACCACTTGACCGGTACTCTGCCCGCCAGCTGGTCCAGCATGAAGGATCTGCAAGAGATTTGGATCAACAACAACCTCTTCACCGGCACTCTGCCCACGGAGTGGAGCAGCATCGCCAATCTCCGCACGTTGAACGCACGCCACAACCTCATAACGGGGACACTGCCTCCAGAGTGGTCTTCCATGCCCAGCATTCGCGAGATTGCAATCGACCACAACATGTTCTGCGGATGCGTTCCAGATACATGGAAGCAAACTAGCGGGCTCGCAATCGACGCCGATACACCACTACGGGCACCTGACTGCGCCGTCTCCAACAGCTGCGAGAAGCaccccaccagcagcagcagctccgcgccgtcagcgtcctcgtcgtctgcgccgtccagcagcagcagctccgcgccgtcagcgtcctcgtcgtctgcgccgtccagcagcagcagctccgcgccatcggcgtcctcgtcgtctgcgccgtccagcagcagcagctccgcgccgtcagcgtcctcgtcgtctgcgccgtccagcagcagctccgcgccgtcggcgtcttcgtcgtctgcgccgtccagcagcagcagctccgcgccgtcggtgtcttcgtcgtctgcgccgtccagcagcagctccgcgccgtcggcgtcctcgtcgtctgcgccgtccagcagcagctccgcgccgtcggcgtcctcgtcgtctgcgccgtccagcagcagcagctccgcgccgtcagcgtcctcgtcgtctgcgccgtccagcagcagctccgcgccgtcggcgtcctcgtcgtctgcgccgtccagcagcagcagctccgcgccgtcggcgtcctcgtcgtctgcgccgtccagcagcagctccgcgccgtcggcgtcctcgtcgtctgcgccgtccagcagcagctccgcgccgtcggcgtcctcgtcgtctgcgccgtccagcagcagcagctccgcgccgtcggcgtcctcgtcgtctgcgccgtccagcagcagctccgcgccgtcggcgtcctcgtcgtctgcgccgtccagcagcagctccgcgccgtcagcgtcctcgtcgtctgcgccgtccagcagcagctccgcgccgtcggcgtcctcgtcgtctgcgccgtccagcagcagctccgcgccgtcggcgtcctcgtcgtctgcgccgtccagcagcagctccgcgccgtcggcgtcctcgtcgtctgcgccgtccagcagcagctccgcgccgtcggcgtcctcgtcgtctgcgccgtccagcagcagctccgcgccgtcggcgtcctcgtcgtctgcgccgtccagcagcagctctgcgccgtcggcgtcctcgtcgtctgcgccgtccagcagcagctctgcgccgtcggcgtcctcgtcgtctgcgccgtccagcagcagctccgcgccgtcggcgtcctcgtcgtctgcgccgtccagcagcagctccgcgccgtcggcgtcctcgtcgtctgcgccgtccagcagcagctccgcgccgtcggcgtcctcgtcgtctgcgccgtccagcagcagctccgcgccgtcggcgtcctcgtcgtctgcgccgtccagcagcagctccgcgccgtcggcgtcctcgtcgtctgcgccgtccagcagcagctccgcgccgtcggcgtcctcgtcgtctgcgccgtccagcagcagtagctctgcgccgtcggcgtcttcgtcgtctgcgccgtccagcagcagcagctccgcgccgtcagcgtcctcgtcgtctgcgccgtccagcagcagcagctccgcgccgtcagcgtcctcgtcgtctgcgccgtccagcagcagcagctccgcgccgtcggcgtcctcgtcgtctgcgccgtccagcagcagcagcgccccgtcgtcgtcgtcgtcgtcgtcgccgtccagcagcagcagcgccccgtcagcgtcgtcgtcgtcgtcgccgtccaccagcagcagctccgcgccgtcagcgtcctcgtcgtctgcgccgtccagcagcagcagctccgcgccgtcggcgtcctcgtcgtctgcgccgtccagcagcagctccgcgccgtcggcgtcttcgtcgtctgcgccgtccagcagcagctccgcgccgtcagcgtcctcgtcgtctgcgccgtccagcagcagcagctccgcgccgtcggcgtcttcgtcgtctgcgccgtccagcagcagctccgcgccatcggcgtcctcgtcgtctgcgccgtccagcagcagcagctccgcgccatcggcgtctt
Proteins encoded in this window:
- a CDS encoding putative proteophosphoglycan ppg3 (previous protein_id=AAZ14279.1); translated protein: MSFHRRRCTRQHPAVAAALLCAAAVLTFICVGVHSASDEAGTLDCSVPVPNYSAAEQQHTRMFLDAIKATIPALASVWTCDNFCAHEGVECTEAGLHVRLNVNDLIGNLPEIPEGVIGSSVVVTKLTFSGDINNLKGTLPVSWHQLTALSSLVFISTGITDTPPEMRGTSIESRVTTHDAGFVPAAWATTTPRRSSLPVSRVSDNMVGSPHSAWAGASRMERDYLQNKASGRSLPEEWGNLINIKVLNLTNLNLSGTLPASWASLQRLEQLHAANNLLTGTLPASWGSLKKLFDLQLIGNKFTGTIPQEWGEMTALQRVSLQLDYCTCIPESWIARKVEVRLYSTVLGSDCEITSDCSSSSSSPGLECDGPVPFYTPSQQMHTRNFLEAFKYTITDLQPLWTCTNFCVWEYVHCTPAGVALEITGTQFFGSVPEVPADVNPSEVVVTKLDFSHSEWVEGDYPSSWALLTSLENVSFAYTSMWGTLPSRWSSMSALKYLDLSFTWTDGRFPESWSRLANLEVLRLVHLTIPDHLPASWSSMRALQELDLDSTGASGTLPPSWGALTNLEILSLSNNNLDATLPGEWSSLTQLRTLHLHDNQLSGTIPETYNAMITLTRVSLEVNRFCGCLPSTWADKNGVSMMITAQPELLASDCATENACKPETESSSSAPSASSSSASSSSSSAPSASSSSAPSSSSSAPSASSSSAPSSSSSAPSASSSSAPSSSSSAPSASSSSAPSSSSSAPSASSSSAPSSSSSAPSASSSSAPSSSSSSAPSASSSSAPSSSSSAPSASSSSAPSSSSSSAPSASSSSAPSSSSSAPSASSSSAPSSSSSSAPSASSSSAPSSSSSAPSASSSSAPSSSSSAPSASSSSAPSSSSSSAPSASSSSAPSSSSSSAPSASSSSAPSSSSSSAPSASSSSAPSSSSSSAPSASSSSAPSSSSSAPSASSSSAPSSSSPAPSASSSSAPSSSSSAPSASSSSAPSSSSSAPLVSSSSAPSSSSSSAPSASSSSAPSSSSSSAPSASSSSAPSSSSSSAPSASSSSAPSSSSSSAPSASSSSAPSSSSSAPSASSSSAPSSSSSAPSASSSSAPSSSSSSAPSASSSSAPSSSSSAPSASSSSAPSSSSSAPSASSSSAPSSSSSAPSASSSSAPSSSSSAPSASSSSAPSSSSSSAPSASSSSAPSSSSSAPSASSSSAPSSSSSFLSGSGSDGGCHSDVPYYTPTQVAHSMRFLSGFSESFADASATWKCPNFCSWAGITCRPEGFSFELGGVVKSGYLPMVPGDCDGVQVPVLSVSAGGAEGGVTLEGTLPSSWNRLLSLIELDFSYTGVSGGAPSDWSALVNLKKLNLGHNKLSGELPAEWSGMVAMEELYLNDNKFSGKLPFEWFNMENLKILDLSNNELGGSVPGFIVSLSRSHDVSALLKRLLAVRK